Sequence from the Solea senegalensis isolate Sse05_10M linkage group LG1, IFAPA_SoseM_1, whole genome shotgun sequence genome:
cacaatacaaatgaCTCCAGGCATGATTGTACCAATGGAACCAGGAGCTTGTTCTCACCCCTGTGCGTCCGCCATTCCCCTGTTTTCCACCTTGATTTCACACTCTTTGACCATAGAGCTCAGAATCACCTGTTggagaaacatgacagaaatataaatataccttgcatttgtgtgtggatTCATTAATAAAATTTCCAGGGAGGAAAATAATTCCTGTCTCATAATGTCGCATGTAGACCGGACAGACAGTCAGCTGATCACGAGTCACCATGGGAAAATGCTCACATGAAATGGGTCGTGTGGAATTCAGAGACGCAAATAAATatggagaggtgtgtgtgtgtgtgtatgaatgtgtcaGACTGTCTTTACCATtacagagtgagaaagagacagTCTGACCACTCTCAACTGTGCTGGTaatttacatgtaaaaaaaaagaaatacataaaaatCAAGCCCCATAAGTGCacgcatgtctgtgtgtgtgtgtcagctgaccTCGTGCTCAGGAGAGAGTTGCTCCATGTCAGTGCGGAGACATCTGAGGCCAGGGAGGAAGTGGTTGATCATCAcctcctcagaaatgactgtACGGGACGTTAAGGGGCTACTTCACAAGAACCTCACAAGACCACAGAAAGATGAACTGATCATCTGCTACGCCATGCAGGTCAAAGGAGGTTAAATATAGATTCTTATTTTTAATAGATCTGGGAAATAAGGATGGAAAactaactattttgatagtcgattaattggtttgaggctttttcttttcattattatgacaagtgtttctgatttttcagcttcttaaatgtgaatattttctggtttccttgctccatataacaaataaatcattaaaacaaaatcattttggtttgtgtacagAACAAGATaattgagaacatcataatttccaggtctgaaaaacatttttcaacatttcctgacattttacagaccaaatgATTGGATAATcgacaatgaaaataatagttagttgcagccctaatgaaaatattccactatccatcttctaccgctttcaGGTCAtgggggggcgctggtgccaatctcagctgacatggggtgaaaggtccactctcacactcacacctacagtcaatttccagtgtccaatttgacaatttgacacagtttttggactgtgggaggaaaccggagaacccagaggaaacacacacacacacacggggagaacaagcaaactccatgcagaaaggtccttgttctgaccaggttgcgaacccgggtcttcttgccgCAGTAACGGAAAATAATGAGTCACAAAATGTTGAGATATTTGATGGTGTGCTATTATAGGAACTATAATCATCATATGGAAATAGTCTTGACAGTGATTTTCGATCAACAATTCATGAAGTATTTAAGCCTTCGATCATTTGTTGGCAGTCATTTGAcactcatttcttcttttctcttctttaacGAGTGAAAGAAAACTGTATATTGTTTATGCTTTTAACATTGTATTTTTAAGATCagtatttttcttaaaatagacTATTTTGGTGAAAAACTACAATATCCCCAAGATATTCCAATATACCATATCGTTATCCCTGTATCGTGATCGCCAGATTCTTCCCAGTACACAGGATTTGAACTGAATTGAGTGGAAGACAAATTAAGCAAATTTcacttttgaattttctagatttgcttgtttcatttaattaaatgttgagACTTACAGTATAAACtaaaaagcagctgttttcatggGCAAGCAGTAACAAGTTTGGACATTGCTTCTGGAAGCTAGGTGGAGTTTACTTGagagaaaatccaaaaaaaatattaaaagaaaattatctgtcagtaaacatttttcctttgaCGTCTAAATTTCTCTAAAGTTAAAGATGACaatctttaatttaaaagcacagTGCTCCCTTGTCTTTCACGCTACTGCATGAGCTCAGTATCCGATCACAGCCAGCGGAGCTCTAAGGGAACGGGCACCCAGCTTGAATCTATATTTTTAGAGATGGGAATGTACAATTTCAGAGCTTGTCACACtgattacaagaaaaaaaaagacatgcagAGGGAGGAACAACTTCTGAGGTTACGGCTTTACCTACTGGACACGACTGCACTGTGAAATAACAGCCTGACAAAAACCCACAGGAATGAACCCCAGACCAgctgtcttctgagcatgtgtgtgttggaagTGGGTGGGGTTGACAGCAGAGACAAgtggagagagaggtggggggggatgtgtgagaaaaagagaaatagtTAAAGTGGAAAGAATCACAGAGTGACAGAGCCAGGGGCAGGGTAGTGTAAACGTGAGTCCTTTCTCGTGAACATGTTACTAATGAGTGAAGCTGATGTTAAGTCCTTTTCTCCTCTCACGCtcgttctccctctctcatcctTTCCTTTTGCTAAAGCAACACTATAATTACCTCTACCCCGAAAAGGAGGGAGCTTATTTTCCCTTTCTCCTTCTGCCAAATGACAGGCAAACTCTGCCAAcgcgcgcatgcacacacacaccaaaccacaCACTCAAACACCGGGGGCCATGCTGATGTGCACCATCACTCAGTTACACAGGCACGCTCCAAAAAAGCGTACGACCAGAGCCGCTTACGTTTGAGCAGTTACTCTAACAACCTTTCAATTGACTCACTGTTACGACAGTTAATGCGGAGCCTCGGCCAACGATAACACGGACTTCTGGTAAATTCTAAATTCATACAGTCCCTTAGCTATTAAAGTGTGAGTGAGCGGACCTGTCACAAGACTCTCTTTCTGTGTCAAGTCAACTATATAAAAGAGCAATAATTATAGTCACTCAGATAAAAAAGTGGATCCATTATGACCAATATATACGTATCATGCTCATTCACACTCCCCGTTAGTCACGACCTGTGGAAGgatacagcagcaggagagtgCACTGTAGGCCTCAAACAGCTGTGTGGCAATGTCGATTCTCTTGGTCTCCACTTGCTGGCTGTTGTTGGCTAGTGCCAGTTTGTGAAGATGTGGCAGAACAACTAgagggaaaagggaaaagacaAAAGCGACCACATGAGAGGCTTGGAAAAACCAAACGTGTAAACGTAGTGCATGATCTTTCACATACAGTCGTCTCTAAAGCGTGGCTCAGCATTAGGCCCGACTCTTCCAAACGTCCTGATGATTTCCATGTGTAAGGAGTGCTGATCCTGGTACTGCGGGTCCTCGAGGAACGATGCCAGCTGCATCTTTACACGCTccaacagctgcacacacagacagacattttaataCATGTGAAGTGACTGAGTTAATATgtcttgatttctttgtttgacaTTTCATGTTTCCTACCTCTTTTTGCGTGACCGTCTCCATGATGGTACCAAAGGCAGGAATAGTGGATATCCTCACTGAGCTAAAATCAGCAGTAGAGCGAGATGTTTGTTTCAACACTCACAGTCAGATGTAACCTGTCTTTCAGGTTTCTAATCATAATTGGTCAAATACTGTCTGCAAAGATTTACTCTTCAATGTTTGAATCGCCAGATTGCTGGGATTTAACCACGTTAAAACAAGTCAGACGGCCTGAGGTTATGTCACTGATCAGCTTTCCCTCCAGATTTATTTAAAGAGCGCTCCTACGTGActtaaaaatattcaaacaatGCATTTATGTGACACACTTTCCATTACAGTGTCACATCTAGCTCCCATTTAGCCGTCATACTAAAACCCACAAAGAAGTAGGACGTGCTCATGACGTGATTATGATATGGACTATCCACAGTGATGACTGAAGTGGTGACTAATGTTGTACCGCCATCTAGTATTAAAAGACTTCAGGCTGTAATCTAAATGCACGACATATCAGCGTTATCAAAATTGTACTGACAGCTGCAAATTGAAACACTATATTTCAAAGTGCTTTGCTGATAAGTTTACATTTTTGACAGGGCACTTGGTAACTGTTATTAGCAACGATctgtttacatttgttattGATTATTCTTAAGTcatatacataaatgtataaaaatcatataaaatagcgaaacgttttttttccttcttaaaaatacaaaaatgttctactgcacaataaataataataataataataataataataacaaaaacaatcaatggTTAAAATGACTTGCAATAAGCAGGTTTAATGAGGGTGATGGTTCATAATCATTCCACTGTCAGTAGGAGCAGTAAAAGATTAAAGAGAAATCATCTTCCCTATGAtgaactggcgacctgtccagggtttaccctgcctattgccctatcttagctgggattggctccagcggccCCCAcaacccttatgtggaggattaagcggtagacaatgaatgaaaaaataaataagtcatcTTGAGAGTACTGGAGTAAAAACTAATTTCTCATTAtgcattatatattttttctttcattgacacatcaaaatgtcattaaaatgccATAAATCTAACAGTCCAGCTAATGTGTCCATCAACATGTGTAATTGAAGGCATAAAATGATGAGATGAAAAGGGCTGCATTCCAACAGTGTAACCACTGACGTCATAACTGTGTCAAATTTTAATCCACGGTCCCATTTTATTGCAACAAAACGTGTTTCCCAGAAGATTAAACAAGGGCAGAGGAACAATTTATCAGCCACTCACTGGGGCTACAGAGCGGTGTGTACTGATGACAAGATACaggaagagaaacaaatgtctCCAGGCTTTTACTTCCTCTTCCAGTGGATTACACGTTAGTTACAGAAGCTGCCACATGAGTTAAATTCAGCCTGAAGGCTTTTAGTGGCACATGGTCACaagggttttttatttttttgcacccATTTAAGCTCAGCAAGACCAATTCTTGTTTCCCTGTGCTTCACACTGTAAGATTGCAGCCCTCAGAAGGACAATGTCAAGAGAGGTTTTCTTGTGTGGATTGACTCACAATTCGGGGCCACTGCACAGAGTTATAAGGGCTGGAGCCGCCCGGCGATCTACTAATGCTTCACTCATGCCTCGGAGAACCAACTGCAAACCCACCACACAGcaggatgagagagagggagagaggcagggtggaaggaaacagagagaggaagaggaggaaatacaGAGGGAGgtaggagagaaaaagagagagagagagagaggtaaaaGATGGAGGTACAGGAAGAAAGGGAGGACagagaagagatggagagacaaaCAGAGTGATAGGAGAATATAACCCACCCCTAGCTGATGGGTCGGTCAGGAGGAGGGGCCCTGCCTCAAAGGAGTGGGGtcgggaggaagaggaggaggatgtggatGGGTTACAGAGGAGCATGCTGGAATTGTGCTGTTGCTGCATGCTGGCAACATGATGAGGCAACAAGAGCGGGCATGGATTAGTGTTGCGGAATGATGCGGACATGCAGTGTTAGTGTTAACAGTGGTTGTGCTNNNNNNNNNNNNNNNNNNNNNNNNNNNNNNNNNNNNNNNNNNNNNNNNNNNNNNNNNNNNNNNNNNNNNNNNNNNNNNNNNNNNNNNNNNNNNNNNNNNNCAcaaaacgccatagtatagtatgtcgtccaaaatcacttaaaaattacacaaaacgccatagtatagtatgtcgtccaaaatcaccccaAAACGccacagtatactgtatgttctcaaaaataaccacaaaatGCTATCTGACATGTACCCATAAAATAACCCTACAGACACGCAGTCCATTGACAGCAACTGCTCTGCTTCATTCCATTTACATATGCAGTTTACCTGCAAGTTATACACAATATGAATATATAAGTATGACTGCAATGCTTTGGCAGCAACATAATCTTTGGCGATATACttgaaataaactgaaataatgTCTTTTTCACTGTGAGTTTTATCagaatttgtgtttgtgacagaaagTGAACAATTACCGTTACACTTTTTCATCTCACTTGCTTTTTAAAACCCAGATTCATCTGCCATCAAACACATCTTGAGAATCTCCTGATTCACTCTAAACTTGGTGAATTCTAGGTgtcaggttgtgtttttttggcaccAAATGAATAGGACAGAGTACAAGATAAGTTGAAGTTTGACAGAGTTATTGATTTTATCAATttctatttgttgttttattattaggtctgtttacatttctgtttgttatatttgactttgtgtcattaatgttaaggtgttttttttcccgtctgAATGCTTTGCTGAAACAGATCTCAGAGCTCAGTCAATTTCCCTGAATAAACAACATAGCTGCTCATTTATTGgcacaaaacaaatatgtgcCAAGTATTTCATTGGCAGCCAGAAAGAAATGGTTACAGTCCGAACCGCCGACTAAGTCTGACTGGATATTTACTCAGACTGAGCCTGAGATAATAGAACTAAGACACCATTGACGCTTCAATTACTAATAAAGCATACGTGCCAAAATACTGATTATGATTATGTTTCAAAGGGGGGCGGTTAAAATATGTTCATATAATGCCAAAGAAAATCTATTTTCACTATTAAAAGTTTGGTTATTGTAATTGTATTCCAATTCTAAGTGATAAATCACAGAATCTCATAAATCTTATCTGACAAAGCACTCAGATAAGTGACTTAAATCATCAACTGTTGAAAATGTATAACAAGGCAACACAGGGGCATTTAAGAATCATAAACCAAGTGTTCAACTTTTAAAAGATGCCTTACCCTTCTCCATGTATAGATGTACGCTATATCCATTAATGTGTAGTAATCTTTCAGAGGCTCATCTTCATACATGACTTCGacctggaggagaaaaaacaaaatctatttATGAATATTCAACAGAATTACAgaatttaatataaaattacGCGGGTAACAGTTTGAATACCTGGTAGGCATTTGGGATGTCCATTTTACTGCGCAGAAACTTCCTCAGATGCATGACTGTCATGGCTGCTGGACACTGAAGATACCTCTTGTTGGCCACCTgcagatacatttttaaataaatcatggatacacacacttttatcaGACTGTGTTGTTATAGTAGATACAGGCTGGtccaccttaaaaaaaacatcatgagGAAATTTGCTAAAATACAACTaaaggtatttatttatttatttatcagatTAATTAATGAACTTTCAGCATGTTTCATGTTTAGCTGCATTTGATGAGCAGtaacaggatttaaaaaaaatcaatgcatGGGAAAGAATGTggtcaaaatgtatttaaaagtcaCCTGATCTttagactgctgctgctgctgctgctgctgctgctccactcctcctcctcctcctcctcctcctgctgctgctgctgctgctgctgctgctgctacccctcctcctcccagccTGCACAGAATTTAAGGGGAAAATGTTAAGACCTTTTcaagtgtgtgg
This genomic interval carries:
- the LOC122778467 gene encoding RAB11-binding protein RELCH homolog, whose translation is MSEALVDRRAAPALITLCSGPEFSVRISTIPAFGTIMETVTQKELLERVKMQLASFLEDPQYQDQHSLHMEIIRTFGRVGPNAEPRFRDDFVLPHLHKLALANNSQQVETKRIDIATQLFEAYSALSCCFISEEVMINHFLPGLRCLRTDMEQLSPEHEVILSSMVKECEIKVENRGMADAQGSMSIASSLVGEDAKTKFLSKMGQLTTSGAMLANVFQRKK